The archaeon BMS3Bbin15 genome has a segment encoding these proteins:
- the ubiE_2 gene encoding demethylmenaquinone methyltransferase, whose amino-acid sequence MPEKKEILRVKGEIKKTYAKVSKSYSIWEGRFERKLRERALKFLDVQEGEIVLEIGFGTGFTLVEIAKSVGERSKAYGIDVTHEMVELAKERLKREELAGRVELSEGDARNMPYEDNMFDAVYMVGVLELFDTPDIPKVLKDIKRVLKPDGRLVVASIEKEGHENSKFLRLYEWVHRKFPKIASCRPIYVEDSIRDAGYKTIKTDEMMLSKLFPMKFVVAST is encoded by the coding sequence ATGCCTGAGAAAAAAGAGATATTAAGAGTCAAAGGAGAGATTAAAAAGACCTATGCAAAAGTTAGCAAAAGTTATTCTATTTGGGAAGGAAGATTCGAGAGAAAGCTTAGAGAAAGAGCATTAAAGTTTCTGGATGTTCAAGAAGGTGAAATTGTTTTAGAAATTGGCTTCGGAACAGGCTTTACTTTAGTCGAGATAGCAAAATCTGTTGGAGAACGGAGTAAAGCCTATGGCATTGATGTAACTCATGAAATGGTTGAATTGGCCAAAGAAAGATTAAAAAGAGAGGAACTTGCAGGAAGAGTAGAGTTATCTGAAGGTGATGCAAGAAATATGCCCTATGAGGATAATATGTTTGATGCTGTTTATATGGTCGGGGTTCTTGAGCTATTTGATACGCCCGATATTCCCAAAGTTTTGAAGGATATCAAAAGAGTATTAAAACCAGATGGAAGACTTGTAGTAGCAAGCATAGAGAAAGAAGGGCATGAGAATTCAAAATTTCTTAGATTATATGAGTGGGTGCATAGAAAATTCCCAAAGATCGCAAGTTGCAGGCCAATTTATGTCGAAGATTCGATAAGAGACGCAGGATATAAAACAATAAAAACTGATGAAATGATGTTGAGTAAATTATTTCCTATGAAATTTGTAGTTGCAAGTACATAA
- the rebM gene encoding demethylrebeccamycin-D-glucose O-methyltransferase has protein sequence MGKMADIDEMMYSCGLGILHPGGIDKTDEMARKCGVGKDKKVLDIGVGKGVTPCYLAEKYGCNVVGIDLSEKMLEEARKRADEKRLANKVSLRRGDAHKLPFVDETFDVIIIECVTTILDKKKAFSEIYRVLKSDGVVGDLEMIWRKKPSENAVKDTFEIWEGFETMTLGEWKGLLEKIGFIDVQIVDFSDMMQDMEQEMKKELGFKGMMKFAGKLMIHGDLRRAWKEYERVFKEHKEYIGYGYFIGRKK, from the coding sequence ATGGGAAAAATGGCTGATATTGATGAAATGATGTATAGTTGTGGCTTGGGAATACTCCACCCCGGCGGTATAGATAAAACAGATGAGATGGCTAGAAAATGCGGTGTAGGAAAAGACAAGAAGGTTTTGGACATAGGTGTTGGCAAAGGTGTAACGCCTTGTTATCTTGCTGAGAAATATGGTTGTAATGTTGTTGGTATTGACCTTTCGGAAAAAATGTTAGAAGAAGCAAGAAAAAGGGCAGATGAAAAAAGATTGGCCAATAAAGTAAGTCTTAGGAGAGGGGATGCCCACAAACTCCCATTCGTAGATGAGACTTTCGACGTTATAATTATTGAGTGTGTAACAACCATACTTGACAAAAAGAAAGCATTTTCCGAGATTTATCGGGTTTTAAAATCAGATGGTGTGGTTGGGGATCTTGAAATGATATGGCGGAAAAAACCTTCAGAGAATGCAGTAAAAGACACCTTTGAAATATGGGAAGGTTTTGAGACTATGACATTGGGAGAGTGGAAAGGACTGTTAGAGAAAATAGGATTTATAGATGTGCAGATAGTGGATTTTTCAGATATGATGCAGGATATGGAGCAGGAAATGAAAAAGGAGTTGGGATTCAAGGGTATGATGAAGTTTGCTGGCAAGCTGATGATACACGGGGATTTACGCAGGGCTTGGAAAGAATATGAGAGGGTTTTCAAGGAACATAAAGAATACATTGGATATGGATATTTTATTGGAAGGAAAAAATAG